The Photobacterium sanguinicancri genome includes the window TAACCAGGTAATGGCAAAACAAACAAAAAGCTCACCATTGTTGGTTCTAACTTCAATACGCTACCTAACAACACACCAGCCGCGGCTTCAAATACTGCAATACCCGCAAAGGTAGCAATAAGGCATAAAACATAGCCTTGGAACTGGCGGTTACTGACAACATAGCGGTAACTTACCCATACTTTTTCTTGGCGACGATTTTGCGGTGGTAACGTTTCAGTGAAGAACATCATCATCGCCACCGTGACTAACGCACCAAATAGAAGCAAGAAATAGTAGCTAGCTGTCCAATCAAAGTAACTCGATAAATAACCACCAAGCACTGGCGCAAGCAAAGGAGAAAAAATAATCCCCATACTGACTAAGCTATTAGCACGATGTAAATCAGTGCCGTTATAGCAGTCACGAGTCACAGTACGGCACATTGCCCCACCACAACCAGTACCCATACCTTGAACAAAGCTCGCCAATAAGAACACTTCATAACTAGGCGAAAATATAGCCATCACGGTACCGCCTAAGAAAATCACCATACCAATGATGATCACAGGGCGACGTCCTATGCGGTCAGACAGTGGACCATAAAAGAACTGAGATAAGCCATACGGAATCAAATACGCTGCCATTACCGCTTGAAGGTATGAAGATTCAACGGAAAAGAAATCCGACATAGCCGGAATAGCAGGTACGTACATCGTCTGGGTCATCTGACCAACAGCGGCTAAGATGATTATTAAAAATAACAGACGAGCCATTTTAGTTTCTGGTGATTGCTGAGTCACAACCAAATCCCTCACAACAGAACAATATATTAAAGACGAGTTTCTCATTGAGAAAAAATTGTCCTATCGCAGAATTTTACTCCAACCATAACTCATAAGGTAAATCTATAATCTACCTTAACGATATTATTTAGTTTCTATATCTGCTTTAAGATGCGCAGATAGTAAAGCCGATGATGAAATCTGGCAAGAAAATAGCGTGTTACTCAGCACTATTCTTTATTATGATTTGGATTAGAAAAAGTAATGTATTTTCAGTGGGGAAATCAGCACGCCGTCCTCTACTGAGAATTAGCATAATACCACTTCCTTTTTCCTGAGGCCTATGGACTGCTTACTCTGCATAAATACAGAATATTCGCGCTTATCCACAAGCATAAAAAAACGCCTCACAAGGAGGCGTTTTTAGAATTATATCTATCAGCTATATTAATCGAAATTAAAGCGGTGCTTACCGTGTGAAGCTTTGGTTTTCAGGTAACTTTCATTACCGTCTTTAACATGCGCTTTTGTACCAACAACCTCGGCGATAGTAATACCGTTCTCTTCTAATTCACGGATCTTCTTTGGGTTATTCGTTACTAAACGAATCGTACTCAAGCCAAGTGCTTTAAGCATTAATGCTGCTTCAGTAAAATCACGTAGATCATCACCAAAACCAAGGTGGTTATTTGCCTCGTAAGTATTCATACCTTGGCTCTGTAGCTCATAAGCATCAATTTTGTTGTAGAGGCCAATACCACGCCCTTCTTGACGAAGGTATAAAATAACACCACCTTGCTCGCCCATCTTATTGATGGTTTCATCAAGCTGTTCACCACAATCACAGCGTGATGAATGAAAAACATCACCAGTCAAACATTCAGAATGCATGCGAACTAGTGGCACTGACGCTAGTTTATCAGCATCACGGAAAATTACCGCAACATGCTCTTTACCCGACTCAAGGCCATTAAATGAAAGCAAATCAGCAGGAATATTGCTCTTAAGACCAACTTTAAAAGGCACTCTCGCCCTTACATTTACCATCTTATTCCTAAGTACTTCTTCTTTATGGCCCGAGAACAACGGGTCATACAATTATTCATTCCTTCAGGATCACCCCAAAGGCACATATCTAGGCGTAAAATACACACCATCTCTTTTTCAGTAAGATACAAGAAGAAAACGATAGTGGTAATTCGACCAACTCTTAGTTTGATAATAGCTAAAATCAATCAGTGAAAACAGGTTTGTCCTTACGATCGCCCCATTACGACCAATTGAAAACAACCAACTGGCTAGATTACATACGCTCGTACTCTAAATAAAAACAAAGATGAACAGCGTAGTATGTTGATGACACCAACTTAATAAGCATCAAGGCGCACTTTGTGCAACTAACAGCCATAAACAAGCGCTATTAATTTAAGCTGCTAATTACCAATCAATGAATGCCTGTAGATTATTGTTATATTATAACAATTACAACCCTTTAATTTATAGGGTTAAATTGAAAAGTCTAGCTATAGTGTTTTTCTACTCTTGGATGCATACATAAGCAAGAAGAAAAAATCGTAAAAAAAATCACCCCACCCATAATCACTAATAACCGTTGCCAGTCCTCTCCCATAGCAAGCCTGACACTCAACATGCCATAGGTGGTGTAAATCCAAAATAGTCCACCACTAAAGAGCGTTACTTGACATACACGTAAAATATAATGCTGTCGAATTAGCAGTAAAAGTGGGGATAATAATAAAACACCAAATGCAAAAAAATGACCAAACCGCAAACTATGGGCAGCCAGTAGCCACAAGCTAAGCACAATAGGAAGATATAGCATGACGGTAATCAAGGTGTTTTGTCGAGAGTGTCGATGAGAGTTAGAGGTAGTGTTCATGGTAAATCTCATGCAGGATAATAACATGTAATATATATACACCTTATTATCCTGTATCACGAGCGCTTTTCAAAAATAGATTGAGTTAATCAGCTATATTTGACGATCATCAATTTCGTCAGCAAGCTGAATAAGCCGTGTTAAAATACGCTCACCATCGGCTTTTAGTCCATTGTGTTCATATTCATTTGTTTCCCATGCTTTAGCGTTTTTCAATGTTGTGAGCGTTTCTTTGCTATACGCATATTCAACATACATATCTTCAAGGTAAACGGCGGCAGCAACTGGAACAGTATTGCGAGCTAACTGATCAACATCATACAACAGCGGCCAATCTGACTTTTCAGCTAATAAGTCCGCCGCGGCTTTTAATGGCTTTAAACATTCCAGCTGATCAAACATCCAAGGGAAAACCATTTCACCCGTGAAACAGAAGTCTTGCCCTTTTTGATAATGACATTGAGGGTATTGATCGCGAACACGATGCGCAGACCAAGCCGACGCCGTATGCTGGCAGTAAATCGATTCATGCAAAATCGCATAAATAGGATTAGTTTGGTAGGCCTGCTCCATCAGCATGCTATTTAAAAAGGCATAACTCAGCTCACGTTTATCATCTACTTCAACAAAGGCATCTTCAAGCAAGTAGTACATAGGGAGTTCAGCGCCGCTTCTGCCTAAATTAATCCCAATCAACTGAAATTGTTCAACGGTGAAATGTTGCCCATTAGGTAATAACACATGATTATCAACAAGGTAGTTCGCAATTTCATTACAGCGTTGCTGGGCAGAAGGAAAACGTGAAAAGAATTGTGCGTTCTTATCCAAAACACGTTGATATGTGGCCTGATACACATCATCAGCATGGCGTGTTAACGAAGCAAGCCCACCAGTAATAAAGGCCTGGGTAAGACTCTGAGGGTAATATGACAAATAATGGAGGGCACAAAATCCACCAAAGCTTTGTCCGAGTATCGACCACTGCTTCACTTTCAGAGCCTCACGAATAAACTCAGCATCACGTACAATATTATCCGCTCTAAATTGTGCTAGGTACGCCACTTGCTGATCAGTTGATTGACTGGCCAATGTTTGATGAGAAATAACCGTACTCTGCCCAGTACCGCGCTGATCAAGCAGCAACACACGGTATTCTTGTAGCGCACGCTTTAGCCAACCGCTATTGCTGTCTGGACGTGGCGAAGGGAAACCGGGGCCACCTTGTAAATATACCAACCAAGGCAAGTCAGTATCTTGTTGTTGCTTGGCAACAATCTCTCGCGCAAAGACAGTAATCGTCTTCTCTGAGGGATAATCGTAGTTAAGAGGGACTTCAAATGAATGCGGCCGATAAACAAGATCACCATCGATAAAAGTTGTTTGCACGTATTCCTCCGTGAAAAGTTAAAGTCATGTTGAGAATTTCTCGAGATAACCATCATATATCAAGCACCACAAGGACGCGAAAGCACATTTCCCCCATACGTAAAAACAGTTAACTTTGACGCTAAGCCCTTCAATTAGAGCAAGAAAAAGGTGGGCTTTTAATCAACTAATACGAAATTTGCCACTCGCAATTGTTATTTTTGTGAAAATCTCTAAAATTACGCCATCGAGAAAACTCGATCTAACGATTGAGTACGCCCCATTCAGTCTTACAGCACTGACGCTGTAAAAGACGCAGTAAAGGAAACATCATGATTCAAGTTGTTGGTCACAAGAACCCAGACAGTGATAGCATTTGTTCTGCACTTGTTGGTGCTGAACTTCTTAAAGCTCGCGGCCTAGAAGCGAAAGCTGTTCGTCAAGGCGAACTAAACCGTGAAACTCAGCACATCCTAAAAACTGCTGGTGTTGATCAACCAGAAATGTGTACTGGCGTTGCTGGCGAAAAAGTATGGTTAGTTGATTACTCTGATCTAGCACAAGCACCAGATGACATCGCTGATGCAGAAATCGTTGGTATTGTTGATCACCACCGCCTAGGTGATGTGATGACAGTTAACCCACTGGAAGCATGGATCTGGCCTGTTGGTTGTACTTGTACCATCATGTTCAACCTATTCAAGATGGAAGAAACTGAAATCACGCGTGAACTTGCAACACTGATGATGTCTGCAATTCTTAGTGACACTGTTGGTTTTGCTTCTCCAACTTGTACTCAAAAAGACAAAGATGCAGTAGCAGAGCTTGCTCCACTAGCGGGTGTTGAAGATCTTGATCTATTCATCAAAGAGCTTCTAATTGCTAAAACTGACATCCAAGGTCTATCTGCATCTGAACTTGTAGAGAAAGATCTTAAAGCATACCCATTCAAAGAGCGTAACGTTGTTGTTGGTCAAATCGAGCTAGCAACATTAGAGCAAGTTGACGCGATGATTGAAGAGCTAAACGCTGATCTACAACGTCGTTGTGACGAAGAAGGTCTAGCAATGGCAGCTCTAATGCTAACTGACATCACCACAAGCACAACTCGCCTACTTTACAAAGGTGAATGGAATGCAACTTTAGATACACACGCTAAAGATGGCATGCTAATGATGGCAGACACGCTAAGCCGTAAGAAACAAGGCTGGCCGTGGCTACAAACAGTACTTGCTTAATCTGCAAGCTATTGTAATAACATTAAAAAAGGAGCACATTGTGCTCCTTTTTGTTTAAGTGAATTTAGACACAATTTAGTCAGTAGGCATGCCTACGATGACTCATTGGAATTTTGAATCAGCTCTGCAAAATGACTCACAAACTCCCTTCCGACTACCTTTCCTTCACGGTAATCGACTTCTAAATCATCTTTGTCACTTAATAACGCTCGACTTTTTAGGCCCTTCTCAGGCGCAATTTGGATCACTTTCAAGCCGTCAGGTACGTTAGCCAGAAAATCACACTGTTCACGATAACTTTGATAATACTGCGTCAGCATTTCAATAACGTCAGCATTCTTACCTTTCCCAGTTAACTTTAAGAATCGCTCCATATTATTATGAGCAAGCCATTTCCAGCTACCGTTGTTTGTTTTGGTTAAACGCTTTTCTTTGTGGTTTTGCAAAAACAATTTCACTTTCTCTGGTAAATGAGAATTTGTTCTCAACTCATCAGAGAAATCAGCATCTTGTTGAACACTGTCTTCATCATCTAGCCTTTGCTTCCACAGCTGGAATCGCTGTGACAAGTCTGAATGTGCAGCTCGTAATTTACCAATCGATGGATTCCGATTAATTTTGTCGATGTAATCAGGAATCGACTGCTCAATTTTGTCACGCCAGTCATCGAACATATCATCCCATTCATCTTGCTCTTCTACTGGTTCAGTACGAATTACGATGACTAAATCAGCTCCACGACGCCATGCTTCTTGCACAGGCACAGCAGCACTAACGCCACCATCAACCCACTCAAGATCATTTATATTTACTGGCTGATTATAAAGGACGGGGATAGCGCAAGATGCTCTTAATACATTCTTCCAATCATCATCAAACATCGGTAAATAAATATCTTCTAACGTATCTTTTCGTGTTGTTGATGCTAGAGCAACGCGGTTGGTCAATACGGCTTTGGCTTTATCAATATCTAATGGAAGCGAGCCTGTTGGTGAAACACATTTCAGCGCCCAATCTAAGTCCATAGGCTTTTGCTGACTCAGGTACTTGTAGAGATTAAAAAAGTCATCTTGGGTCGTGTAGTTAACAATAAAGTTGTAGCCAAACCGAGGCTGACGGCTGATATAAGATGAGAGGTTTAATGCGCCAGCTGACGTACCAATATAAAGGTCAAAAGGGTCAAAACCAGCTTCTAAGAAGGCGTCAAATACACCAGCAGTAAAAATACCTCGCTGGCCTCCCCCCTGAACGACTAAAGCAATTTTCTTATACTCAATACCCGCTAATTGGCCGGTAATTTGATCTACTATATGTAAATCTGATTGTTTTAAACTAAATGATAAGCGATTTGTCATATCCAATACACGCAGTGCTATCAGAGGCTAAGTAACCAATATATCATCAATTATTGAATAAAGATGGAACGAGACACCATCAATGTCTCGTTTAATAAGAAGAGTGTATTTTGCGCATTTCCTACCGCAACGCAGTGACAATCAAAGCTATACAATTAAAGCGATTATGCCAAAACAGAAATAAATGAGAACGTTGCGACCACACCCAATGCAGCAGTAACAGCAACTAGTGCTAGTTTTAAATCAATATCCATAATCTAATCCCCTATACAACGTGATGTTTTAACATCTTTGTAACTCTAGTTTAGGCGCAGTTCAAGTTTAAGCGTGAATTATATGCGAGAAGTGCAGATTGCTGTCACAATATCGCTACAAATCAATACTAAATAGAAGGCATAACAATGCGATTACTCTCTCGTTATATCATTCCACTCAGTATCGTTTCCTGCTTCCCAATCAGCAGCTTAGCAAATACAGAAAAAATCTATGTTACACCTGCGATTGGCTACACCTACTCGGGCACAATGAAGAATGACGCAGGTGACAACATTTCCGTCAATCATGCTGCAAGCTATAACATTGCAGTCGAAACCGATATCGAACCTGGTCGAGTTGGCTTTTTCCTTAGCCATCAAAATACAGATACCGAAGAAGTGACGGGCAATAGTCAATTCACCTACCTCCACTTTCAAAGCTCCCTACGCTTTCAACCTACGCAACAACTAAAAAGTTACTTTGGCGCAAGCCTTGGTGGCACCTTTGTTAATGCATCGTGGTCTGAAAAAGATCTGTTCTTCTCTGGAGGCTTATTTGGCGGCATTGAATATGAGATGACTAAAAATGCAAGCATTGTCTTAGAAGGTAGGTGGCTGGCCAATGTTGTAAAAAGTAATACGACAGCTATCTGTACACTGCCAACAGGGAATGAAACATGTAAGATCTCTATCGATTCAAACTTATTTAGCCAGTTTCAAACCAATCTAGGGATGCAGTTTTCTTTCTGATTTTTGTGAATAATTTTTCATTTGGCTGAAAATATCACTGTTTGTCGTACCGAGTGCGGTCTCATACTGATTTCTGGTGGTTTTACAGCCAATAACACTCAAACTGAAAATAAAATATATCGCTAGATATGAGCCCCCCACTAGTGATTTAAACCAGAATGTATTTTTATGCATGGAATCACTGCCAAATCAACTCCCCCTTGCAATAGTTAACACTAAAGCCCAACCTTGTTAACAAAGTTACACTCTATTGCTTTACATTTTTTCTCTCGTTACTCTCGGTATATCAACACGGTTTAACAATCCATAAATCGTGTACAAAAATGGAAATAATCAGCATTTTTCTCTAGATTTTATTTACGAAATAGAGAATAGCAGTACAAAAGGAGTTGTTTATGAAGAGAGAACAATGGGGCTCACGCGCTGGATTCATTCTTGCCGCGGTAGGCTCAGCCATCGGATTGGGTAACATCTGGCGTTTCCCATACATGGCTTATGAAAACGGCGGTGGCGCATTTTTTATTCCTTACCTTTTTGCCATGCTTTCTGCCGGTATCCCTTTCATGATTATGGAATTCAGCCTTGGTCATAAATTACGTGGTGCTGCACCGCGAGCTTTTTCAAAGCTGGGCGGAAAACTTGAATGGCTTGGTTGGTTCCAAGTATTTATTGCTGCCATTATCGCGGTTTATTACGTCGCTATTATTGGTTGGGCTATTTCTTATCTTGGTTACTCGTTTACACAAAGCTGGGGCGCAGACACTAACGCCTTCTTCTTCAGCGAGTACCTGCAACTGGGTGACAACTCACCAAGTAATCTAGGTAGCCTTCAGCTACACATTGCAATTCCTATGGTACTGGCTTGGGGTATTACGTTTGCCGCTATCTTTACCGGTGTAAAAGGCGGTATCGAACGTGCATCTAAAATCATGATGCCACTACTCTTTTTGATGGTTGTGGGACTCATTGGCCGAGTGCTATTCCTACCAGGTGCTATGGATGGTCTTAATTACTTGTTCCAACCTGATTTCAGTAAGATTCTAGACGCCAAAGTATGGTCTGCAGCGTACGGTCAGATCTTCTTTACGCTAAGTGTCGGCTTTGCAATCATGATTGCTTACTCCAGCTACTTGCCTGAAAAATCTGACATTAATAATAACGCCTTCATGACGGTATTAATTAACTGTGGTTTCTCTATCACTGCGGGTGTCTTGATTTTCGGTGTACTAGGCTACATGGCTCAAGAACAAGCTAAACCGATAACAGAGGTAGTTTCAGCAGGTGTCGGTTTGGCCTTCGTGACCATTCCAGCAGCGATTAATCTACTTCCAGCACCTTATATCCTTGGTCCATTGTTCTTCTTTGCGTTAGTTGTGGCGGGGCTTAGCTCTCACATCTCCATCATTGAAGCAGTGACATCGGCCATTATTGACAAACTAAACTGGAGCCGTAAAAAAGCCGCATCCGTGGTGTGTGGTACAGGTTTCGTTGTATCGCTAGCCTTTGCTACCAACGGTGGTCTATTGCTACTAGATTTGGTGGACTACTTCATCAATAACGTAGCACTGCTTGCAAGCTGCTTGGTTGAACTGATTGTTATTGCATGGCTATTTAAAATTTCAGATATACGTGATTACGTGAACAAAATTTCTGAATTCAGCATTGGTAAATGGTTCGAAATCTGTCTTCGTTTCCTAAGCCCTGCAATGCTAGCCATTATTCTGGCAACAAACTTGGTCAACACCTTTACCGACGGCTACGGTGGCTACGCAACATCTGACCTATTAATGCTAGGTTGGGGACTGGTAGCAGCAATGTTTATCGTCGCTGTCATCATTAACGTGACATCTAAACCCGTAATCCAAAAGGAGGCTTAATATGACTACAGGTGCAATCATCATGATGCTATTCGGCCTTGGGATCACATGGGGAGGCGCAGCTTACTGCATCTCTGTAGCGATGAAGAAAAATCGCCAATAATCTAGCTTCATCTAGAAACAATAAAGAGGCTCACTTTTGAGCCTCTTTTTATTTGTATCGACGATTAACACTAAGGAATGCCAAACCCGTATCATTTTAATAAAGAATTCTTTTCTTTCTGTCAATCAAGCCATTACAATCAAACAAATACCAAGCGCACCTCCAACACGTGCTATATGGTCAATAATAACAATGACTTTCTCAAGGATTGGCAATGAAGTTACCTGCTCTACTACTCTCTTTAGCCTTAGTACCTACAACAGCTATGGCGGCTAGCGATACCTGCTTAAGCAATAAATATCACCAGTATATTGATGCTTCTTTGTCATGGTACGAAAGCCTAGTTACCCTATCAGTCCAAAAAGACAAGAACCTACAAGAAGTTGGCCAATGGTTTTTAGATGGGCGTAAACACCACTTTGAACTGAATCGCCAGGCATTTGATTGGTTCTTAGAAAATGATCAGTCTCGCTTAGATTTTTCTCAATCTGTCGAATCTTGGTTGAAGCTTTCTCAACAAGACGTTAAAGCCATTGCGCAGCAAGATGATGAGTTAGGTAAATTTGCTAAACAGGCATTTGATGATCGTCAAAGTACACCACATGCAAAAAACTACGAGTTACGTAGTGCTTTTGCTGATCTACTTTCACATCCTGGTGATATTGAGAAGCCATTAAATGCTTACAATGAAAAAATCACTAAGATTGAAAGTATCGAATGTAAATAATTGATCCAACTAGGCCACCACCCCGTATAATTGTCATAGCTGTTTGTATTCTTACAACTAATAAGAATACAAACCTCTTTGGGCATGATGCCCTCATACTGTGATAACAAGGATGTTATATGAAAAGATACTCGCTTATCTGCCTCGCTGTCATATCAGCATCAAGTTATGCTGGCAGACCCAATATGGATTGGGAGCCTGGTTTTGGCGGTGAAATATCCGTTATTACGGGTTATACGCGCTCAACCTCACAATTTAATACTGATAACAAAACACTCTCTTCCCCCAATGAGAAAGCGTCGACCCAAGATAGCTTTCTTATTGCACCGCTCGGCACGCTGAATTACACATTCGAATCTGCCGACCAGCAAATCTTCTTTGGTACTCGTCGTTCTGATATTGCGCTAGGGCGCTTTCATTTAGAACTCGGATTCCGCCAAAAGTTTGAAGACACAGGCACATTCAGTTTTAGTTTCGTTCCTGGCTTGTTAAAGCAAAAAACATGGGCCGATCCCTTTATCTTGAATGATGAACGTGAAGAAACCAAAGTCAAAACTCGTGCACTGCGTCTAACCGCAGAAAAAATTATGGGCTCGAATTTTTCTGGTGAGCTTGCGGTAGGTCACCAAAGTTATGGCGATGAAAAAAGCGGGTTCGCTAACTTCAGCAAGCAAGATCAAGCATTGCTCGATCGTGATGCTAACATTTTGTTTGCTCAAGGCTCCTACAGCCAATTCATAGGTCGAGGCATGATGCTACGCGGCGCAGTAAACTACACTCGCGTTGATAGCGAAGGTGAAGCTATGGCCCACACTATCTATGGTGGTGAAGCCAGCCTTATACAATTATTCCGTTCATCTAGCTTTGCATTCACCGTTAGCTATGATCACGCCGCATTTGATACTGCTAACCCTGTGTTTAATAAAGAACAAAAAGACAACCGCTGGGGGGCTTTCTTAGCATACGAATATCGCCAACCTTTCGGGTGGAAAGATTGGTCTGCAGTTTCGCTGCTTGGCTACAATCAATCGCAGTCCAATATAACCTTCTATGATGAAGATAGTTTGCTGGTAAGCGTAGGCTTAAACTACAAGTTTTGAGTAAATAACCAGCGATTTAACCTTAATTACACCCTCCCCCCCTATTTATGAAAAATAAGTTTTGTGGGAGTTTGTGGCGAATATGTTATAAGTAAGGAAATTTTTCAGTTAGAAAGCGTATGGTAGTGGATAACCGACAAGCAGACGCGTCGTTAGCATCGATGCATCGCATTTTTACAGTGCCCGAAGCACCCGACTCAACGCTGGGTGCCATTGAGCTGGACATTTCCCAGAACCTCAATGAATTTCTCCGTCACCACATTGCGGCGGTAGAAAAACCTTTGGCCGAAATTGAGAAGGATTTCTCAAGCGCTGATATTCCCGAAACACCGAGTTTTGTTTCCGATCACACCCAATTTTTATTAGACAAGTTAGTGGCGCAATCGGTGCATACTTCTGCACCAAGTTTTATTGGTCACATGACTTCGGCATTACCCTACTTCTTAATGCCGCTATCAAAAATCATGATTGGTCTGAACCAAAACCTAGTGAAGATCGAAACCTCTAAAGCCTTCACACCATTAGAGCGTCAAGTGCTTGGGATGATGCATAATCTAATTTATGACCAAGCAGACGATTTCTACACCCAGTGGATGCACAGTGCCAACCACTCTTTGGGATCATTCTGTTCAGGTGGCACAATCGCTAATATCACTGCACTTTGGGTTGCCCGTAATAACGTACTGAAAGCAGATGGTGAATTCCGTGGCGTCGCACAAGAAGGTCTATTCCGTGCGATGAAGCACTACGGCTATGAAGATCTCGCTATTTTAGTCTCAGAGCGTGGCCACTACTCCTTGAAGAAAGCCGCTGACGTATTAGGTATTGGTCGTGACTGTGTTATCCCTATCAAAACTGATGAAAATAACCGTATTCGTACCGACGATCTAACTAAAACGTTAGCTGAGCTTGAAACTAAACGTATCAAACCTATTGCGATTATTGGGGTAGCTGGTACGACGGAGACTGGTAATATCGATCCCCTTGATGAACTCGCCTCTATTGCTGAACAGCACCAATGTCATTTCCATGTGGATGCAGCTTGGGGTGGCGCGACATTAATGTCGAATAAGTATCGTCATTTACTCAAAGGGATTGAACGCGCAGACTCTGTTACTATCGATGCGCATAAACAGCTCTATGTCCCTATGGGCGCTGGCATGGTTATTTTCAAAAACCCAGCCTCAATGACATCTATCGAACATCATGCAGAATACATACTACGTAAGGGCTCGAAAGATTTGGGTAGTCATACCCTTGAAGGTTCTCGTAGTGGTATGGCAATGTTGTTATTTGCTAGCCTCAATATTATAAGTCGCCCAGGGTATGAATTACTGATCAACGCCAGTATTGAAAAAGCTGAGTACTTTGCTGATCTAATCAACCAGCAAGATGATTTTGAATTAGTCACTGAACCCGAATTGTGTCTACTGACTTATCGTTACGTACCTAAAGCCACCCAGCAAGCTTTATTACTCGCGACAGATGATGAACGTAATACATTACTAGAAGCACTCAATGACTTGACGCAGTTCATTCAAAAACGTCAGCGCGAATCAGGCAAGTCTTTTGTCTCTCGTACACGTATTCATCCAAAGCAATGGCAACGTAAAATAACGACTGTCTTTCGTGTTGTATTAGCGAATCCTCTTACTAGTCACGACATCTTACATGCCGTACTAAAGGAGCAAAGAATACTCGCGCAAGACAGTGAAATAAGCCTGCCTGCAATCAAAACATTGAGCCAAACTATTCTTAAACGCCATAAAGAGTGAGCATTTTCACCATAAAATCAGTATCACTCAGCTCGGCTGAGTGGTACTTGGTGTTTTAATATACGAATAAACAGAAAAAAAATTTAAAAATTTATTTACCCACCCAATGAATCGCCCAATTTTCAATCAACTTCCCTTCACAGTTACTCATTTAATCGCTATTCCTAATACATAACCACTGCCATTTCTCTCAAAACTTAGCGTGACGGAATGAGATCTATGTCGCTCTGCGATTAGAAAGTAAACAACTGCTGTATCAATTACATACAGGCGAGATCTGTGTCACATTTATTACTCATTAATAAGCCGTAATATAAATTGATCATTATCAATAAAAGTGCAGATTAGCGCGCACAAAAAAGCCGCTATACAGTGTATAACGGCTCAAATATGAAAATTTATGAATATTTCAATCAACACAAATCAATAACTTGCATAACGAAATAAACCAACGTTTAGTCACCAGCAAACA containing:
- a CDS encoding alpha/beta hydrolase produces the protein MQTTFIDGDLVYRPHSFEVPLNYDYPSEKTITVFAREIVAKQQQDTDLPWLVYLQGGPGFPSPRPDSNSGWLKRALQEYRVLLLDQRGTGQSTVISHQTLASQSTDQQVAYLAQFRADNIVRDAEFIREALKVKQWSILGQSFGGFCALHYLSYYPQSLTQAFITGGLASLTRHADDVYQATYQRVLDKNAQFFSRFPSAQQRCNEIANYLVDNHVLLPNGQHFTVEQFQLIGINLGRSGAELPMYYLLEDAFVEVDDKRELSYAFLNSMLMEQAYQTNPIYAILHESIYCQHTASAWSAHRVRDQYPQCHYQKGQDFCFTGEMVFPWMFDQLECLKPLKAAADLLAEKSDWPLLYDVDQLARNTVPVAAAVYLEDMYVEYAYSKETLTTLKNAKAWETNEYEHNGLKADGERILTRLIQLADEIDDRQI
- the emrD gene encoding multidrug efflux MFS transporter EmrD → MARLLFLIIILAAVGQMTQTMYVPAIPAMSDFFSVESSYLQAVMAAYLIPYGLSQFFYGPLSDRIGRRPVIIIGMVIFLGGTVMAIFSPSYEVFLLASFVQGMGTGCGGAMCRTVTRDCYNGTDLHRANSLVSMGIIFSPLLAPVLGGYLSSYFDWTASYYFLLLFGALVTVAMMMFFTETLPPQNRRQEKVWVSYRYVVSNRQFQGYVLCLIATFAGIAVFEAAAGVLLGSVLKLEPTMVSFLFVLPLPGYLGGSWLSANLVKKMGNTRVLYLGMSAIVLGAVTILVPGLAGTVTVSSLIGGAFLYFIGAGVLFPAATTAAIEPFPNHAGTAGAVLGGLQNLGAGLATLAASMMPADNQLSLGIVMIVMSFIVMVSLSWVRKGQQHDTELLV
- a CDS encoding patatin-like phospholipase family protein, encoding MTNRLSFSLKQSDLHIVDQITGQLAGIEYKKIALVVQGGGQRGIFTAGVFDAFLEAGFDPFDLYIGTSAGALNLSSYISRQPRFGYNFIVNYTTQDDFFNLYKYLSQQKPMDLDWALKCVSPTGSLPLDIDKAKAVLTNRVALASTTRKDTLEDIYLPMFDDDWKNVLRASCAIPVLYNQPVNINDLEWVDGGVSAAVPVQEAWRRGADLVIVIRTEPVEEQDEWDDMFDDWRDKIEQSIPDYIDKINRNPSIGKLRAAHSDLSQRFQLWKQRLDDEDSVQQDADFSDELRTNSHLPEKVKLFLQNHKEKRLTKTNNGSWKWLAHNNMERFLKLTGKGKNADVIEMLTQYYQSYREQCDFLANVPDGLKVIQIAPEKGLKSRALLSDKDDLEVDYREGKVVGREFVSHFAELIQNSNESS
- a CDS encoding manganese-dependent inorganic pyrophosphatase, giving the protein MIQVVGHKNPDSDSICSALVGAELLKARGLEAKAVRQGELNRETQHILKTAGVDQPEMCTGVAGEKVWLVDYSDLAQAPDDIADAEIVGIVDHHRLGDVMTVNPLEAWIWPVGCTCTIMFNLFKMEETEITRELATLMMSAILSDTVGFASPTCTQKDKDAVAELAPLAGVEDLDLFIKELLIAKTDIQGLSASELVEKDLKAYPFKERNVVVGQIELATLEQVDAMIEELNADLQRRCDEEGLAMAALMLTDITTSTTRLLYKGEWNATLDTHAKDGMLMMADTLSRKKQGWPWLQTVLA
- the cydH gene encoding cytochrome bd-I oxidase subunit CydH; amino-acid sequence: MDIDLKLALVAVTAALGVVATFSFISVLA
- a CDS encoding porin family protein, translated to MRLLSRYIIPLSIVSCFPISSLANTEKIYVTPAIGYTYSGTMKNDAGDNISVNHAASYNIAVETDIEPGRVGFFLSHQNTDTEEVTGNSQFTYLHFQSSLRFQPTQQLKSYFGASLGGTFVNASWSEKDLFFSGGLFGGIEYEMTKNASIVLEGRWLANVVKSNTTAICTLPTGNETCKISIDSNLFSQFQTNLGMQFSF
- a CDS encoding GTP cyclohydrolase II → MVNVRARVPFKVGLKSNIPADLLSFNGLESGKEHVAVIFRDADKLASVPLVRMHSECLTGDVFHSSRCDCGEQLDETINKMGEQGGVILYLRQEGRGIGLYNKIDAYELQSQGMNTYEANNHLGFGDDLRDFTEAALMLKALGLSTIRLVTNNPKKIRELEENGITIAEVVGTKAHVKDGNESYLKTKASHGKHRFNFD